The following proteins come from a genomic window of Leptospira bandrabouensis:
- a CDS encoding alpha/beta hydrolase, whose protein sequence is MNPATPKTKNSKYKEEFITTNGVKIHVGIWPGKGKTIICLHGLSGNLYSMRPLAERLYSKGYKVISYDLRGRGKSDKPQSGYGFQNHLADLKGILKHYKIKNPIFFAHSFGCMIALRFAILYPNDLKAMILMDGGGLLSLSKRLQVLKVLQQSFERLDVIYSNISEYLNLVKNSPLVPTWTNEIEEYFRRELEKTNNGYVCHMPKFVMEEELKEMGGSMHKKNILKYLLKNPKRVVSKMIENKKLEFEKIQSPTLILRATEMNLFPKDDLLPKTSFLSMLKRIPFAKGEEIKTNHYGILFEKSIERDKVIEKFLKEI, encoded by the coding sequence ATGAATCCCGCTACACCTAAAACTAAAAATTCTAAGTACAAGGAAGAATTTATCACAACCAACGGTGTCAAAATTCATGTAGGAATTTGGCCTGGAAAAGGAAAAACAATCATTTGCTTGCATGGATTATCAGGAAATCTATACTCAATGAGACCTCTAGCAGAAAGATTATACAGCAAGGGATACAAAGTGATCTCTTATGATTTAAGAGGTAGAGGAAAATCTGACAAACCGCAATCAGGTTATGGATTCCAAAATCATCTTGCTGACCTAAAAGGAATTCTTAAACACTATAAAATCAAAAATCCCATTTTCTTTGCTCATTCCTTTGGTTGCATGATTGCACTTCGTTTTGCAATCCTATATCCCAATGATTTGAAGGCAATGATACTTATGGACGGTGGAGGACTTCTATCTCTATCAAAAAGACTACAAGTCTTGAAAGTGTTACAACAATCCTTCGAAAGATTAGATGTCATATATTCTAACATTTCAGAATACTTAAATTTAGTAAAAAACTCTCCCCTAGTTCCAACCTGGACCAATGAAATCGAAGAATACTTCCGACGGGAACTAGAAAAAACAAACAATGGTTATGTATGCCACATGCCTAAATTTGTGATGGAAGAAGAACTCAAAGAAATGGGTGGATCTATGCACAAGAAAAACATTCTCAAATATTTACTAAAAAACCCCAAAAGAGTAGTCTCGAAAATGATTGAAAACAAAAAATTAGAATTCGAAAAAATACAATCACCAACCTTAATCCTGCGAGCTACTGAGATGAATTTATTTCCAAAAGATGATTTATTACCAAAAACATCTTTTTTATCTATGTTAAAACGAATTCCATTTGCGAAAGGAGAAGAAATTAAAACGAACCACTATGGAATTCTTTTTGAAAAATCAATCGAAAGAGACAAAGTCATTGAAAAATTTTTAAAAGAGATCTAA
- a CDS encoding MarR family winged helix-turn-helix transcriptional regulator, whose protein sequence is MRLASANGLELYPEQWFVLVRLMKQPGCSQSDLGRDFDDRPSMARALRNMEEKGWIKIQSDPEDGRKNQVFPTKKGSEIYQLMVAVVTEERKRMFKKLSSHDFKTFKRIIDQIYEESLV, encoded by the coding sequence ATGAGATTAGCGTCTGCCAATGGGCTTGAGTTGTATCCAGAGCAGTGGTTTGTTTTGGTTCGTTTGATGAAACAACCAGGATGTAGCCAATCAGATTTGGGAAGGGATTTTGATGATAGACCGTCTATGGCAAGGGCATTGCGAAATATGGAAGAAAAGGGTTGGATAAAAATTCAATCTGATCCGGAGGATGGTCGGAAAAATCAAGTATTTCCAACAAAAAAAGGATCCGAAATCTACCAATTGATGGTTGCTGTAGTTACGGAGGAACGCAAACGAATGTTTAAAAAACTATCTTCGCATGACTTTAAAACTTTTAAGAGGATCATTGATCAAATTTATGAGGAATCATTAGTTTGA
- a CDS encoding cell envelope biogenesis protein OmpA produces the protein MDDRKSSLFPGKSDPQYGKQNLLTAPFTDRLDFEYLDDEYSMDRYNEDGLIVLDLPEGNRDTLILDMYANNNFVYQTESGLTSAKFSPIDFIKFDHKENDFQMVIQKENCKHSLVLILFVGFLAVSCNSLGIPLEEKRHLPINPTNGCEMTSEERNYRVLFLLPLYTHNLNSDSESKQANSFVLESRSYAKPWDILVTTLGFLLSFNSSTEIKVYCPKSVVLDSIKNESNSDHSVSKLSYWKPDGQTTPIQMVSFVPDDYKITEESKSKLVALSREILKSEEPFKVVLVGKSQTTGDLAYQVRLVKRRFDEVKQILSKESIDENRIRTFISDRESSGISKELAGESPSTIHIYLLKE, from the coding sequence TTGGATGATAGAAAGAGCAGCCTATTTCCTGGAAAATCAGATCCGCAATATGGAAAACAAAATTTATTAACGGCTCCCTTTACCGATCGTTTGGATTTTGAATACTTAGATGATGAATATTCGATGGATCGTTATAATGAGGATGGTCTTATTGTTTTGGATTTACCCGAAGGAAACAGGGATACTTTGATTTTGGATATGTATGCAAATAACAACTTTGTATACCAAACCGAATCTGGATTAACCTCTGCCAAGTTTTCACCAATTGATTTTATCAAATTTGACCACAAAGAAAACGACTTCCAAATGGTAATACAAAAAGAAAATTGTAAACATAGTTTAGTTCTAATTCTTTTCGTTGGTTTTCTGGCAGTTTCTTGTAATTCCTTAGGAATCCCTTTAGAAGAAAAGCGCCATCTGCCTATCAATCCAACAAATGGCTGTGAGATGACATCTGAAGAACGTAATTATCGAGTATTGTTCCTATTGCCCTTATACACCCATAATTTAAATTCCGACTCTGAATCCAAACAGGCTAACTCCTTTGTTTTGGAATCTAGATCTTATGCGAAACCTTGGGATATTTTGGTAACAACTTTGGGTTTTCTATTATCTTTTAACTCGTCTACCGAAATTAAAGTGTATTGTCCAAAGTCAGTGGTTTTGGATTCCATAAAAAATGAATCTAATTCGGACCATTCCGTTTCAAAGTTATCTTATTGGAAACCAGATGGCCAAACTACACCCATACAAATGGTCTCCTTTGTTCCTGATGATTATAAGATTACAGAAGAATCTAAATCCAAACTCGTTGCATTATCCCGAGAAATATTAAAGTCAGAAGAACCATTTAAAGTTGTGTTGGTTGGTAAATCGCAAACTACCGGTGATTTGGCCTACCAGGTTCGTCTTGTGAAACGTCGTTTTGATGAAGTAAAACAGATTTTAAGTAAGGAATCCATCGATGAAAATCGAATTCGCACATTTATCTCTGATCGCGAATCTAGCGGAATTAGCAAAGAATTAGCCGGTGAATCTCCTTCCACAATTCATATCTACCTTCTAAAAGAGTAA
- a CDS encoding DNA-3-methyladenine glycosylase I produces MEKIRCSWCLKFDQYIKYHDEEWGVPVHDDQTHFEFLILEGAQAGLSWSTILKKREGYKKVFENFDPNKVSKFTDKKIESILLNPAIVRNRLKVNAAVNNAKRFLEIQKEFGSFDIYIWSFVNHKPIINHRKSLKEIPATTKESDALSKDLIKRGFKFVGSTVMYAHMQACGLVNDHVEDCYRYKEVSSLSQTLTKK; encoded by the coding sequence GTGGAAAAAATCCGTTGTTCCTGGTGTCTCAAATTCGACCAATATATAAAGTATCATGATGAAGAATGGGGTGTTCCAGTTCACGATGACCAAACCCACTTCGAATTTTTAATTTTAGAAGGTGCACAGGCGGGGCTTAGTTGGTCTACTATCTTAAAAAAAAGAGAAGGTTACAAAAAAGTTTTTGAAAACTTTGATCCTAATAAGGTTTCAAAATTCACAGATAAAAAAATAGAATCTATCCTTCTCAATCCAGCCATTGTACGAAATCGCCTAAAGGTAAATGCGGCGGTTAACAACGCAAAACGGTTTTTGGAAATCCAAAAAGAATTTGGTTCTTTTGATATCTATATCTGGAGTTTTGTAAACCATAAACCAATTATCAATCACCGAAAAAGTTTAAAAGAAATTCCCGCAACAACCAAAGAGTCAGATGCGCTTAGCAAAGATTTAATCAAACGTGGATTTAAGTTTGTTGGTAGCACTGTAATGTATGCACATATGCAAGCATGTGGGCTTGTCAATGACCATGTCGAAGATTGTTATCGCTATAAAGAAGTTAGTTCTCTTTCACAGACACTAACTAAAAAATAG
- a CDS encoding nuclear transport factor 2 family protein, with protein MITNQVVAEKNEESLRKEFLFIMKNIDGRNVSEIESKFHSDYADSVYIKGNGQVFSSNKTNYIQSLKDGKIGGVERQVHIHSIDFIDQFGFVKVDLESNVMKFQSMYTFYFEEREWKLIKAVVVAEKK; from the coding sequence ATGATCACAAATCAAGTTGTAGCAGAAAAGAATGAGGAATCTTTAAGAAAAGAGTTTCTCTTTATCATGAAAAATATCGATGGAAGGAATGTTTCAGAAATCGAGTCGAAGTTTCACTCTGATTATGCAGATAGTGTTTATATTAAAGGAAATGGCCAAGTTTTTAGTTCGAATAAAACGAATTATATTCAATCCTTAAAAGACGGAAAAATCGGAGGAGTAGAAAGACAAGTTCATATTCATTCGATAGATTTTATAGATCAGTTTGGGTTTGTAAAAGTTGATTTGGAAAGTAATGTAATGAAATTTCAATCAATGTATACGTTTTATTTTGAAGAGAGAGAATGGAAGCTGATCAAGGCTGTGGTAGTGGCTGAGAAAAAATGA
- the rnk gene encoding nucleoside diphosphate kinase regulator, which yields MNTKSKLCITHFDYSRLKQMISDYTKRNKMDPNIKDLLGEIERAQKVDSQTIPPNFVTMNSVIELKNLNELEFQEFKLVFPEEANTEENKISVLAPIGTAILGYKIGDVIQWKIPSGVNQFQITNIKYQPEANGDYHL from the coding sequence ATGAACACAAAAAGTAAACTTTGTATCACCCATTTTGACTATAGCCGATTAAAACAAATGATTTCGGATTATACCAAAAGAAACAAAATGGATCCAAACATAAAAGACCTACTCGGTGAAATAGAAAGAGCTCAAAAAGTGGATTCACAAACAATTCCACCAAACTTCGTAACCATGAATTCGGTGATTGAGCTTAAAAATTTGAACGAGTTAGAGTTCCAAGAATTTAAATTGGTTTTCCCTGAAGAAGCAAACACAGAAGAAAATAAAATTTCTGTATTAGCACCTATTGGAACAGCGATCCTCGGTTACAAAATTGGAGACGTGATTCAATGGAAAATTCCAAGCGGTGTAAACCAATTCCAAATTACAAACATCAAATACCAGCCAGAAGCTAACGGTGATTACCATCTGTAA